Proteins encoded within one genomic window of Zootoca vivipara chromosome 12, rZooViv1.1, whole genome shotgun sequence:
- the RHEB gene encoding GTP-binding protein Rheb, giving the protein MPPSKSRKIAILGYRSVGKSSLTIQFVEGQFVDSYDPTIENTFTKLITVNGQEYHLQVVDTAGQDEYSIFPQTYSIDINGYILVYSVTSIKSFEVIKVIHGKLLDMVGKVQIPIMLVGNKKDLHMERVISYEEGKALAESWNAAFLESSAKENQTAVDVFRRIILEAEKIDGASSQGKSSCSVM; this is encoded by the exons ATGCCGCCGTCCAAGTCCCGTAAGATCGCCATCCTGGGCTACAGGAGCGTCG GGAAATCATCATTGACGATTCAGTTTGTGGAAGGCCAGTTTGTTGATTCATATGATCCTACCATAGAAAACA CATTCACAAAGCTGATTACAGTAAATGGGCAGGAATATCATCTTCAAGTAGTTGACACAGCTGGCCAA GATGAATACTCAATATTTCCTCAGACGTACTCCATAGACATTAATGGATACATTCTTGTTTACTCAGTCACATCAATAAAAAG ttttgaaGTGATTAAAGTTATCCATGGCAAGTTATTGGATATGGTGGGAAAAGTCCA GATCCCCATTATGTTGGTTGGGAATAAAAAGGACCTGCACATGGAACG GGTGATCAGCTATGAAGAAGGGAAAGCTTTAGCAGAATCCTGGAATGCAGCTTTCTTGGAATCTTCTGCTAAAGAAAACCAG ACTGCTGTTGACGTCTTCAGAAGGATAATTTTGGAGGCAGAGAAAATTGACGGGGCATCTTCACAAGGGAAGTCTTCATGCTCGGTGATGTGA